CCTGTTGCATGATAAGATTCGGCCTCATTACAAGTCATCCAGACACGCACGGCACCGTAAAGATAAATAGGGTACCGACAGCTGTTTGATGCCGCTCATCCTTTCGGATGTATGTTGCTCCATCACGTCGCCTTGGGAAAGAGGGAAGCCCCTTGAATTCTGTGACCGCATCGAAAAATGCCGGCTGGGTGATTTCGATTCTCGGTGTGGGTATTGTATTGGTCGCATTTGTGCTCCTTCTGCTTGGTCATCTCCAGTCTCTGCTCGCCCTTGGTGTCGGTCTGGTCATCACGCTCATTGGCTATGCCATCGTGCGGATTTCCACGACGCTGGAGGGCCTGGTCCTCAAGCTGGATGCGGAAGTTCGTTTACGGCGCAGGTCGGACGAGCGGCCGTCCCAGCGGGTTTGAGCGAGATTCGGTTGGCCTGTTGAACGGGTTCGACAGCGCTGCTCAACAAATGTAACGGAACTGCTCAGTGCACCACAGTCTCATGAGGCACATACGGGCGAACGGTTTCCATTAACTCCGGAAAGTGCGGGACCGATTCCAAATACGCCCGAACCAGATACGCATCCTTGTCGTTATTCCAATGGACGATGTCGAGCCATTCGACGGCATTATAGCGGCACAGCGTACTCAGCACGTACACTGTCACCAGGTGCGACAGCCACACTGGGTACGCGTGTCCGTCATTGACCCACAGTCCATCCGAGCCGTGCAGCACCCACGGGTGGTGCAGGTCCGGTGCAGGAATCGTGAGCAGCCCTTCCGGATCGCGATCGCGCCGCTCACCCTCGTCCTCCAGCGCTGGCAGACTTCCGACTTCCGTGAGATTCATTTCCCGTGCATCGCCGCGCATTATTTCCCGCGCAATAATTGTCGAAATCTGCGATCGATCACGGTTATTTCCCCAGCTGCTTCGTTGATTTCCCGACCCGACCTCAGTAAAGGCGTCCACCCACTCCTCCGTTGTCAGCCCGATATTGGACGCGATGCGGCGCGAGACGTACCAGTGCCCCGATGCGACCGACACCCCATCGGACGCTTCCACATCCGGTTCGAACAGTGCAGGATATACATGCTGAAATTCGGGATAAAACTCTGCGACGGCTGACGCGACGGTCGGGATGGAGCCGAGCAGGTGCCCAATCGGCAGCTTGGTGGGCAGCAGGAGGTCTGGTTGGACCACATCCCGGAAACTTTGCAGGACACCTTCCTTGTAGATGTACGCGTAGTCGAGCGGCCACCGGTAGACGTCCCGTTTCACCTTGCGAACGGACATCCCGTGCTGGAGCAGGGAGCTGCCGCGCGGGTACGACAAATCGCGTAAGTACAGAATGGTCTTCATCCAGT
Above is a genomic segment from Alicyclobacillus cycloheptanicus containing:
- a CDS encoding YaaC family protein, encoding MSPSQNSHFEPQDSDEHKGSESTVKTEKRAAGCEQKEQTQWLSTRAVHLRRLQSDAVALQRLKEAHPEASTTSLYGNAAKIATNARQAVAYETIAEQADLTIKPLLLYYGYLHWMKTILYLRDLSYPRGSSLLQHGMSVRKVKRDVYRWPLDYAYIYKEGVLQSFRDVVQPDLLLPTKLPIGHLLGSIPTVASAVAEFYPEFQHVYPALFEPDVEASDGVSVASGHWYVSRRIASNIGLTTEEWVDAFTEVGSGNQRSSWGNNRDRSQISTIIAREIMRGDAREMNLTEVGSLPALEDEGERRDRDPEGLLTIPAPDLHHPWVLHGSDGLWVNDGHAYPVWLSHLVTVYVLSTLCRYNAVEWLDIVHWNNDKDAYLVRAYLESVPHFPELMETVRPYVPHETVVH